Proteins co-encoded in one Cytophaga hutchinsonii ATCC 33406 genomic window:
- a CDS encoding HesB/IscA family protein, whose amino-acid sequence MISITDKAKNHVADLRAREGYTEEYNIRVSVKGGGCSGLMYDLDFDNKIDEADQVFEDKGVKILVDKKSLLYLLGTTLDFTDGLNGKGFHFVNPNASRTCGCGESFSV is encoded by the coding sequence ATGATTTCAATAACAGATAAAGCAAAAAATCACGTAGCCGATCTTCGCGCACGTGAAGGATACACAGAAGAGTATAACATTCGTGTTTCTGTTAAGGGCGGCGGTTGTTCTGGCTTGATGTATGATTTGGATTTTGACAATAAAATTGATGAAGCCGATCAGGTTTTTGAAGATAAAGGTGTAAAAATCTTAGTGGACAAAAAAAGCTTACTGTATCTGCTGGGTACAACACTTGACTTTACAGATGGCTTGAATGGCAAAGGATTTCATTTCGTAAATCCAAATGCCAGCAGAACCTGTGGTTGCGGAGAAAGTTTCTCTGTTTAA
- a CDS encoding bifunctional GNAT family N-acetyltransferase/carbon-nitrogen hydrolase family protein has protein sequence MAKNKEPEVGSSEHKLKIRNIKLSDYDDIFEIMESVYADIGGPWTKKELRSHLNHFPEGQICIEDNGKVIAAAFSLIVNYSNYGDKHTYQQITGDGLLTNHDPEGDTLYGIDIFVHPEFRGLRLGRRLYDARKELCEKLNLRAIIVGGRIPGYKNFAKKLTPRQYIEEVKKKEIFDPVLTFQLANDFHLRKIIQGYLPDDRDSKAYAALLEWKNALYEIEETLFGGNKSLVRVGLVQWKMRNMASVDELYRMIEFFVDTVSGYKADFCVFPEFFNAPLMARYNQNSASDAVRALADYTEEIRAKMMELAVSYNINIIAGSMPKYEDDGLYNVSYLCRRDGTWDYQYKLHVTPDEANYWGLQGGDKLKVFETDAGKIAILICFDIEFPELSRLLADKGVNIIFVPFLTDTKSAFIRVQRCAQARAIENECYVAISGSVGNLPGVENMDIQYAQSGIFSPSDFIFPHDATLAEATPNTETTLIADLDLDLLKRQRKFGSVRNMETRRNDLYELRWLNKKDEDDNH, from the coding sequence ATGGCAAAAAATAAAGAACCTGAAGTAGGCTCCTCCGAACATAAATTAAAAATCAGGAATATAAAACTGAGTGACTACGATGATATTTTTGAGATCATGGAATCTGTATACGCTGATATCGGCGGCCCCTGGACGAAAAAAGAACTGCGTTCACATTTAAACCATTTTCCTGAAGGGCAAATCTGTATTGAAGATAATGGTAAAGTGATTGCGGCTGCATTCAGTCTGATTGTGAACTATTCCAATTATGGAGATAAACATACGTATCAGCAGATAACCGGCGACGGGCTTTTAACCAATCACGATCCGGAAGGAGATACGCTGTATGGAATAGATATCTTTGTACATCCCGAATTCAGGGGCTTACGATTGGGGCGCCGTTTGTATGATGCGCGTAAAGAACTGTGTGAAAAATTAAACCTTCGTGCAATCATTGTGGGCGGCAGAATTCCGGGCTATAAAAATTTCGCTAAAAAATTAACACCGCGTCAATACATTGAAGAAGTTAAGAAAAAAGAAATCTTTGATCCGGTATTGACATTTCAGTTGGCCAATGATTTTCACTTGCGGAAAATCATTCAGGGATACCTTCCGGATGACCGCGATTCAAAGGCATACGCCGCATTACTGGAATGGAAAAATGCCTTGTATGAAATTGAAGAAACATTGTTTGGCGGAAATAAATCGCTGGTACGTGTAGGTTTGGTGCAGTGGAAAATGCGTAACATGGCTTCTGTTGATGAGCTTTACCGCATGATCGAATTTTTTGTAGATACCGTTTCCGGTTATAAAGCGGATTTCTGTGTATTCCCGGAATTCTTTAATGCCCCGTTAATGGCCAGATACAATCAGAACTCTGCTTCTGATGCGGTGCGTGCCTTAGCAGATTATACGGAAGAGATCCGTGCTAAAATGATGGAACTGGCTGTATCGTATAACATCAATATTATTGCAGGCAGTATGCCTAAATATGAAGATGATGGTCTGTACAACGTTTCTTATTTATGCCGTAGAGATGGTACGTGGGATTATCAGTATAAATTGCATGTAACACCTGATGAAGCCAATTACTGGGGTTTACAGGGCGGAGATAAATTAAAGGTATTTGAAACAGATGCCGGAAAGATTGCGATCCTGATTTGTTTCGATATTGAATTCCCTGAACTATCGCGCTTACTTGCCGATAAGGGCGTGAACATTATTTTCGTTCCGTTCTTAACCGATACCAAGTCTGCGTTCATTCGTGTACAGCGCTGTGCGCAGGCACGTGCCATTGAAAACGAATGTTATGTTGCAATTTCAGGCAGTGTTGGTAATTTACCGGGTGTTGAGAATATGGATATTCAATATGCACAGTCAGGCATATTTTCTCCATCTGATTTTATATTCCCGCATGACGCTACACTGGCTGAAGCAACGCCGAATACAGAAACAACCTTGATCGCTGACCTGGATCTGGATCTGTTGAAGCGTCAGCGTAAGTTTGGTTCGGTTCGTAATATGGAAACGCGGCGCAATGATTTATATGAGCTGCGCTGGCTGAACAAAAAAGATGAAGATGATAATCATTAA
- a CDS encoding S8 family serine peptidase → MKHIITIRFQHIAGILFLIFSSLNVYAQKKAVPADFEANILLIKVKPEFITFFKDANSVETFKIKIAPAILKTVCKTFPGIEAPTEPDHVDLSRIYTITLEGKTKEELPSFARLVMSFGYFDYVELNYIQEKQAEFYPNDPAVTSGNQHYLGRMGAYKAWAIEQGNPNVVIGIIDTGVDFTHNDIKDNIAYNLADPINGIDDDGDGYVDNYQGWDLANGDNDPNVSPSANHGATVAGVAGATANNSLGGAGIAYNSKILPIKASLDGTSGAISKGYDGIIYAANHNCKVINLSWGGVGNYSSVDQDVINYAAINKDVLLVAAAGNTDQEADYYPAAYDNVLSVIAMDTMFSSAANKYIDTRASFTNWACCYKATYARSVDIGAQGMNLYTTIPGNGYMKQDGSSAASPVVAGAAALVRSHFPNISALQAAELLRVTADIVDTFPENALYKEKMGKGRINVYRALTDTQSPAIRYKNLVLKSAYSNLLYTGDTVYVTADFFNYLRPSATLTIDLSCTSPDITVISNTFQASVIDSLQAKSNASSPFKFVIKNTAQNDQVIEFRIGYTDPAKAYTDYQYFKIQINPAYTTLYNDHVQTTITSNGRFGYQDMYNTVGIGFLSEGINVIYEGGLLIGQSPTKISDCVRGTTTTEMDFKSLTTPGFFSSPIKYREVVSRFNDSSSTNTNIQGIECIQRSYAFNTSDQANTLFLEYKIINHSLTQIDSLYVGHFIDWDIENYYSNRAGYDVDARLGYAYNITSNDLYAGISLLTNQTVNYYAMDNSFVGGTNINPNDGYDDAEKFRSISSGFGRFAAGTNSSGNDISMTMAGRINHLKPNDTVTIAFALLTSHTTLLNLKLAAARARQKFIEIHTAPVPKADSVKICRNDATDLIIKPTPGQLFNFYSEKPVLASVPVFKGNAYTLANVSVADTIYITSMDSLYESAFSTYAILDKRPVAAFSYTTATATNESAFINETPQYQSLLWDFGDGQTSTDENPMHAYALPDMYTVILKASNEACIDSVEHTFVITSPPLNTTGQLNTTDVRVFPIPAQDVLILEFQSNVSETIDVELFNATGQFISEKKNIHSANNQVQLNVSNLAAGLYFIQIKNTNTVLRFVK, encoded by the coding sequence ATGAAACACATTATAACCATTAGATTTCAACACATTGCAGGTATACTTTTTTTGATTTTCAGCAGCCTGAATGTGTATGCACAAAAAAAAGCTGTTCCGGCAGATTTTGAAGCAAACATCCTGTTAATTAAAGTGAAACCGGAATTCATCACATTTTTCAAGGATGCAAACAGTGTGGAAACATTTAAGATAAAAATTGCGCCGGCAATTCTTAAAACGGTGTGTAAAACATTTCCTGGTATTGAAGCGCCAACAGAACCGGATCACGTAGACTTATCACGTATTTATACAATAACCCTTGAAGGCAAAACAAAAGAAGAACTCCCCTCTTTTGCACGTTTAGTAATGTCCTTCGGCTATTTTGATTATGTAGAATTAAACTATATTCAGGAAAAACAAGCGGAATTTTATCCCAACGATCCGGCAGTTACCAGCGGCAACCAGCATTATTTAGGCCGTATGGGTGCGTATAAAGCCTGGGCCATTGAACAGGGAAACCCGAACGTTGTTATTGGCATCATTGATACCGGGGTTGATTTTACGCACAACGACATTAAAGATAATATTGCCTACAACCTGGCAGATCCGATCAATGGTATAGATGACGACGGAGATGGATATGTTGATAATTATCAGGGCTGGGATCTAGCCAATGGCGACAACGACCCGAATGTTTCTCCTTCTGCAAACCACGGAGCCACCGTAGCAGGCGTAGCGGGCGCTACGGCAAACAATTCGCTGGGCGGAGCAGGTATTGCATACAACTCAAAAATACTTCCTATTAAAGCATCGCTGGACGGCACTTCCGGTGCCATTAGTAAAGGGTATGATGGTATAATTTATGCAGCAAACCACAATTGCAAAGTAATCAATTTGTCCTGGGGCGGAGTAGGAAATTATTCATCCGTTGATCAGGATGTGATTAATTATGCAGCCATCAATAAAGATGTGTTACTTGTAGCAGCCGCCGGCAACACAGACCAGGAGGCCGATTATTATCCTGCGGCATATGATAATGTACTTTCTGTTATTGCAATGGATACCATGTTCTCTTCCGCTGCAAATAAATACATTGATACCCGTGCAAGTTTTACAAACTGGGCATGCTGCTACAAGGCAACGTATGCACGTTCTGTTGACATTGGTGCGCAGGGAATGAATTTGTATACAACAATTCCAGGTAACGGCTACATGAAACAGGACGGCTCGTCTGCTGCAAGCCCGGTTGTTGCAGGAGCGGCAGCGCTGGTGCGTTCGCATTTTCCGAACATTTCTGCCTTACAGGCTGCAGAATTATTACGTGTAACGGCCGACATCGTTGATACATTCCCCGAAAATGCACTGTATAAGGAAAAAATGGGCAAAGGAAGAATCAATGTCTACAGAGCATTAACTGATACGCAATCTCCTGCTATCCGCTATAAAAATTTAGTGCTGAAATCTGCTTACAGCAATCTGTTGTATACAGGAGATACCGTATATGTAACAGCAGATTTTTTTAACTATTTACGACCTTCTGCTACTTTAACCATTGATCTGTCTTGTACTTCACCGGATATAACTGTTATTTCAAACACATTTCAGGCATCGGTCATAGACAGTCTGCAGGCTAAATCAAATGCTTCCTCACCGTTTAAATTTGTTATAAAAAATACCGCGCAGAATGATCAGGTCATTGAGTTTCGCATTGGTTATACAGATCCGGCGAAAGCATACACCGATTATCAATATTTCAAGATCCAGATCAACCCTGCCTATACAACACTATACAACGATCATGTGCAAACCACTATCACTTCAAACGGACGGTTTGGCTATCAGGATATGTACAACACGGTTGGCATAGGTTTTCTTTCAGAGGGAATTAATGTTATTTATGAAGGAGGTTTACTGATCGGTCAATCGCCAACAAAAATTTCCGATTGCGTACGCGGAACTACAACAACGGAAATGGATTTCAAATCACTCACTACACCTGGTTTCTTTTCCAGCCCTATCAAGTACCGCGAAGTAGTATCCCGATTCAATGATTCTTCTTCAACCAATACAAACATACAGGGTATTGAATGTATTCAGCGCTCGTATGCCTTCAATACTTCAGATCAGGCTAATACCCTATTCCTGGAATATAAAATTATTAATCATTCTTTGACACAAATTGATTCGTTATATGTGGGTCATTTTATCGATTGGGATATAGAAAATTATTATTCCAACCGTGCCGGATATGATGTAGATGCACGCTTGGGATATGCCTATAATATCACCTCAAATGACTTATATGCCGGCATCTCCTTATTAACAAATCAAACGGTTAACTATTACGCCATGGACAATTCATTTGTGGGTGGAACAAACATAAACCCGAATGATGGGTATGACGATGCCGAAAAATTCAGATCCATATCAAGCGGCTTCGGCCGTTTCGCTGCCGGAACAAATTCAAGCGGAAACGATATCTCAATGACCATGGCCGGGCGCATCAATCATTTAAAACCGAACGATACCGTTACCATTGCCTTTGCATTACTTACTTCCCACACCACTTTGCTAAACCTAAAACTTGCAGCAGCACGGGCAAGACAAAAATTTATTGAAATACATACAGCCCCTGTACCTAAAGCAGATTCTGTAAAAATCTGCCGCAATGATGCCACTGATTTAATCATAAAACCAACACCCGGCCAACTATTTAATTTTTATTCAGAAAAACCTGTACTGGCATCTGTGCCAGTATTTAAAGGAAATGCCTATACACTGGCCAATGTTTCTGTTGCTGATACCATTTACATTACAAGTATGGATTCCTTATATGAATCTGCATTTTCAACGTATGCAATTCTTGATAAAAGACCTGTAGCAGCATTTAGTTATACTACAGCAACAGCAACAAATGAATCTGCATTCATTAATGAAACGCCACAATACCAATCCCTTCTTTGGGATTTCGGAGACGGCCAGACATCAACCGATGAAAATCCGATGCATGCATATGCGCTGCCGGATATGTATACGGTAATATTAAAGGCAAGTAACGAAGCCTGTATCGATTCTGTTGAGCATACCTTTGTGATCACCTCTCCTCCCTTAAATACTACCGGTCAGCTGAATACGACAGATGTCCGCGTGTTTCCCATACCCGCGCAGGACGTGTTGATTCTTGAGTTTCAAAGTAATGTTTCCGAAACGATTGATGTGGAATTATTTAATGCAACAGGACAATTCATTTCAGAGAAAAAAAATATTCATAGCGCGAACAATCAAGTTCAGCTGAATGTTTCTAACTTGGCTGCAGGACTTTATTTCATTCAAATTAAAAACACAAATACAGTACTTCGTTTTGTGAAGTAA
- a CDS encoding competence/damage-inducible protein A, with product MNTHIYADIITIGDEILYGQITDTNSQWISAELDKLGIKTRRKSSVSDKADEILQMLREASQRSSIVILTGGLGPTNDDITKKTLCTYFKTELVWNDAVLAHLENLFFIRGRVMNALNKEQALIPSNCEVLTNRHGTAPGMWFDVNGVVYISLPGVPFEMKGILSDVGFDKLKHRFQTPHIIHRVIKTSGVGETTLAELIADWEAALPPYMGLAYLPSAGEVKLRLTGSGDNLEQLQAEIQQQVDSVLPSIEKYVYGFDADTLEYTVGQLLKKQNKTIATAESCTGGYLAHLLTSVAGASAYYSGSVVAYQNKIKTDFLDVPAEVLSKYGAVSEETVKIMAAEVRKKFGASIGVSASGIAGPDGGTEEKPVGTIWIAYADESKVVTLKLQLSNIRENNIRMTALAILNLVRRQLKEVK from the coding sequence ATGAATACACATATATACGCCGATATCATAACCATTGGTGATGAGATCTTATACGGACAGATTACAGATACAAATTCTCAATGGATCAGTGCTGAATTAGATAAGCTTGGAATTAAAACACGCCGGAAGTCTTCAGTAAGCGACAAAGCAGACGAAATCTTACAAATGCTGCGCGAAGCAAGTCAGCGTTCCAGCATTGTTATATTAACCGGTGGCCTTGGTCCTACCAACGATGATATCACAAAAAAAACGTTGTGTACCTATTTTAAAACCGAATTGGTTTGGAATGATGCAGTACTGGCGCATCTCGAAAATCTTTTTTTTATCCGTGGCCGTGTTATGAATGCATTAAACAAAGAACAGGCACTGATACCCTCTAACTGTGAGGTTTTGACCAATAGACATGGTACAGCACCAGGTATGTGGTTTGATGTAAATGGCGTGGTTTATATTTCGTTACCCGGTGTTCCTTTTGAAATGAAAGGGATTTTAAGTGATGTTGGTTTTGATAAACTTAAACACCGGTTTCAGACACCTCATATTATACACCGTGTTATTAAAACAAGCGGTGTAGGTGAAACAACACTCGCGGAACTGATTGCTGATTGGGAAGCTGCGTTACCGCCGTACATGGGCCTCGCCTACTTACCCTCTGCAGGAGAAGTAAAATTACGGCTAACCGGCTCCGGTGATAACCTTGAACAGCTGCAGGCTGAAATTCAACAGCAGGTAGACTCAGTACTTCCTTCCATTGAAAAATATGTATATGGCTTTGATGCAGATACGCTGGAATATACCGTTGGTCAATTACTGAAAAAACAAAACAAAACCATCGCTACGGCAGAGAGCTGTACCGGTGGTTACCTGGCACATCTGCTCACTTCTGTAGCAGGCGCTTCAGCGTATTATTCCGGGTCTGTTGTTGCTTATCAAAATAAAATCAAAACAGATTTTTTAGATGTACCTGCTGAAGTTTTATCCAAATACGGCGCTGTAAGCGAAGAGACTGTCAAAATAATGGCTGCTGAAGTACGCAAAAAATTCGGCGCATCCATTGGTGTTTCGGCAAGCGGAATAGCCGGCCCGGATGGCGGCACAGAAGAAAAGCCTGTAGGTACCATATGGATTGCATATGCCGATGAATCAAAAGTTGTGACACTAAAACTTCAGCTTTCAAACATTCGTGAAAACAATATCCGGATGACAGCGTTAGCCATTCTGAATCTTGTCCGCAGACAATTAAAAGAAGTAAAATAA
- a CDS encoding dihydrolipoamide acetyltransferase family protein → MALVELVMPKMGESVMEGTILNWLKKPGDRIQQDESVLEVATDKVDTEVPSPFNGILKEIKANQGDVVQVGTAIALIETDVNQAANSEPATTAPAANTNSGTATTQTVQQTAVAEKIPVSTPQTHIPAHTAGAKGGRFYSPLVLNIARQENISLAEVETIAGTGKDGRVTKNDLFDYLQAKKEGKVTAVTQETVVNETPQATEQKAPVAEPVYVNKPASSQSGNVEIIQMDRMRKMIADRMVESKRISPHVTSFVEADVTNIVYWRNRWKNDFMERENVALTFTPIFIEAVVKAIKDYPMVNISIEDDKIIVKKDINIGIAVALPNGNLIVPVIKNADQLNIVGLTKKVNDLAKRARQNKLTADDLSGGTYTVSNVGSFGNLMGTPIIVQPQAAILALGAVVKKPAVIETPQGDTLGIRHMMFLSHSYDHRAIDGSLGGMFVRRVADFLENFDVNRKIFV, encoded by the coding sequence ATGGCCTTGGTTGAATTGGTAATGCCCAAAATGGGAGAAAGCGTAATGGAAGGAACGATTTTAAACTGGTTGAAAAAACCGGGAGATCGTATCCAACAAGATGAATCTGTTTTGGAAGTAGCTACAGACAAAGTAGACACAGAAGTGCCTTCTCCATTTAACGGAATTTTAAAAGAAATAAAAGCGAATCAGGGTGATGTTGTTCAGGTAGGAACAGCGATAGCTCTTATTGAAACCGACGTCAATCAGGCGGCAAATAGTGAGCCTGCAACCACTGCTCCTGCGGCAAATACAAATTCTGGTACGGCAACTACACAAACAGTACAACAGACAGCTGTGGCTGAAAAAATACCTGTCTCCACTCCTCAGACTCATATCCCCGCTCATACAGCTGGTGCCAAAGGCGGAAGATTCTATTCGCCATTGGTTTTAAATATTGCTCGCCAGGAAAATATATCTTTGGCGGAAGTTGAAACCATTGCCGGTACAGGCAAAGACGGACGTGTTACAAAAAATGATCTGTTCGATTACCTGCAGGCTAAAAAAGAAGGTAAGGTAACGGCTGTTACTCAGGAAACTGTTGTTAACGAAACACCACAGGCAACGGAACAAAAAGCACCAGTTGCTGAACCTGTTTATGTGAACAAACCTGCTTCTTCTCAAAGCGGTAATGTAGAAATCATACAAATGGATCGCATGCGTAAGATGATTGCAGACCGCATGGTTGAATCAAAACGCATTTCTCCGCACGTTACATCTTTTGTTGAAGCAGATGTAACCAATATTGTATACTGGAGAAACCGCTGGAAAAATGATTTCATGGAACGTGAAAATGTTGCCTTAACATTTACACCTATTTTCATTGAAGCCGTTGTTAAAGCAATAAAAGATTACCCGATGGTTAACATCTCTATTGAAGACGATAAAATCATTGTAAAAAAAGATATCAATATCGGTATAGCGGTTGCACTTCCGAATGGTAATTTAATTGTTCCTGTAATTAAAAATGCAGATCAGTTAAACATTGTAGGACTTACTAAAAAAGTAAATGACCTGGCAAAGCGTGCCCGTCAGAATAAACTTACAGCGGATGATCTTTCCGGAGGAACCTATACCGTTTCAAATGTCGGCTCTTTCGGTAATTTAATGGGAACGCCTATCATTGTTCAGCCTCAGGCAGCCATTCTTGCGTTGGGTGCTGTGGTTAAAAAACCTGCTGTTATTGAAACACCACAAGGCGATACACTTGGTATCCGCCATATGATGTTCTTATCACACTCTTACGATCATCGCGCAATTGATGGTTCACTAGGCGGTATGTTTGTTCGCAGAGTGGCTGATTTCTTAGAAAACTTTGATGTAAACAGAAAAATATTTGTCTAA